The window AAGGGAGGTGGGCAGAACGGAAACTAAAGGGGTTCTCGGAGGTGAAGGAGGTGCTGGAGAAGATGCTTCAGGAGCGGTATGCCCCCCGTACACAGACTCTTACACATAACTCTTGACACGACCAACGATGGTCGTGTAAGGAATTATGTGTAGGAGTTTGTGTATAAAAGGGGGGTACCAGGATTAGGAAGGAGGTACCCCGTGGACCAGGATACCTTGCAGGTGATGCTAAGGGAAGCGGTGAGGCAGACGGTGACCGAGGTCTTGCAGATTCTCCTGGACGCCGACCGGGAAGCCTTCTTGCGCCAGCACGGGGGACGCAAGAACGGCTACTACCCCCGCAAGCTGGAGACCGCCTTTGGCCAGGTGAAGCTGGCCATCCCCCGGGATCGGGAAGGGAAATACTATCCCAGCCTCCTTCAACCCTATGCCCGCCGTCAGGTGGACGTGGGGGAGGTGGCCATTGCCCTTTACGCCGCTGGGGTGAGTCAACGCAAAGCGGCGGAGGTGATGAGCCTCTTGCTGGGCCACCGGTACACCTACGAAACCATCAGCGCCATCACCGACCAGGTGCTGGAAGCGGCCGAGGCTTTCCAGAAGCGGCCTTTGCCGGAGGAGATGGCCTTTGTTTACCTGGATGGCTTTTTCTTGAAGGTGCTCAGGGAGGGACTTGGGGTGGAGAGGGCGGCCGTATACGTGGCCCTGGGGGTGACCCCCAAAGGGGAGAGGCAGGTTCTGGGCTGCAAGATAGCCTTCGGCTGACCTGGCTCCTTCCCACGGAGAACGCCCATGCCTGGGGGGAGGTGCTGAAGGAGCTTTGGGAAAGGGGGCTAAGGCGGGTGTTGCTGTTGGTCACCGATGGTCTACCTGGGATAGAGGAGGCCATCAGGAGGGTTTATCCCATGGCGGGGTGGCAGCGGTGCGTGGTGCACATGGTGCGCTCTAGCCTGGGGCAGGTGCGTTCCCGGGACAGGGCTCTTTTGGCCCAAGACCTGAAGGGGGTGTACATGGCGGGGAGCCGACAGGAAGCCCTGGGTGCTTTGGAGAGGCTGAGGGAGGCCTGGGGTGCCAGGTACCCTTCCCTGGTGGCCTCCTGGTGGGAGAACTCGGGGGCTCTGCTCCGTTTCCACGATTACCCCCAGGTGCTCTGGCCCTATCTGCGGAGCACCAACCTGATGGAGAGGTTCATCCGGGAGGTGAGGCGTGGGACGAAGGTGCGGGATCATAAGTTCCCCCGACCCGAGTCTGTGTTTAAGCTCCTTTACTTGGAGGCGGAGCGTCAGGAGGGGAGGTGGTCTGAGCGGCGATTGAAGGGCTTTGCTGAGGTGCGGGAAGTGCTGGAGAAGATGCTTCTGGAGAGGTATGCCCCCCGTACACAGACGCTTACACATAAATCTTGACACGACCAAGGCGGTTGTAGAGGCAGTTCCAGAGAAGGCGCATTAAAGAAGACAGGGGGTTCAGGCGTCACGTGAACATGGTCCCGCTCTTGGGGTGGGGAAGGCAAACCAAAAATCGCAACCCGACCGGAGGGTGCGAACAGACCCTAGATTGCCTAATCAAGTCCGTTACTTTAGGATGAGGCCATGCCACGCCGCAAACAGCCCCAAGAGGCCCTGCCTCCTCGCATCCGCGCCATCATCGAGCGCCGCAAGGAGCTGGGCCTGACCCAGGAGGAGCTCGCCCGCATGGCGGGCTTCTCCTTCAGCCTCATGGCCAAGATCGAGCGCGGGGCCACCGACCCCCGTTCCCTCTCCGCCCTCTACCTCACCAACCTGGCCCGGGTCCTGGGCCTTCCCCTCTCCGTCCTCCTGGACGAAGGGCTCCCGGAGGGCCTCGAGGAGCGCCGTCCCGTGGCGCTTCCCCTCTACCCCTCCCTGCAAGCCGCCCTCTCCGGGGAAAGCGCCCGCCAGGCCTACCTGGCCCCCGAGGACCTGCCCAAGGGAGCCCTGGTGGACAAGCTCGCCTTCCTGGAGCTTCCCGGGCCCTGGCTCTTCTCCCTCACCCTCCCCTTCCCCCTCACCAAACCCCTGCGCCTTCTGGCGGAGCTGAGGCCCCTGGTGGCCCGGGAAGGGGTCTACGTGGGCCGCCTCGAGGGCCACCCCGCCCTCTTCACCCACGAGGACCTGGAAAGGAAAAACTTCGCCCTCTACCCCCTCCTCCAAGGGCTTCCCACCCTCTGGACCGAGGGCCGGGAACCGGAGATCCTCGGCCTGGTGCGGGCTTGGTGGGTGCAGGGATAACCCCCTGTTGCTAAAGGATCATTCGGTGTGCTAGCCTTGGAGTGTGGTCTTTGCTTGGCACAGGGCTATGCTAATATGGCAAGACAAGGGAGGTGAGAGGAACAGGCTAACTTAGCGGCCTCCAAAAAGAAGCGGATCGGGGTTGCCCCCGACAGCTTGCTCTCAAGCTTGGTATCCGCCCCTTCCCAAGGCTAGGATACCAAGCCGCAGAGGGAGAGTCAACCTCTTTGGGCAACCCCACGGGCCCCAGGGCCGGGGTAAAAGGCCCAAAAAGCACCGTGGGACGCAAAAAAGCTCACTCCAAGGCTTGGACCTACCTGGACCACCCTTCGGCTTTCACCCTGATCCCGAACCCCATCCTCAAGCAGGCCCTCTCCGGCGAGGTGGGAGGGAAGCGCCTCAAGCCCATCCCCCGCCTGGTCTACCTCACCCTCCTCTCCCGGGCCCGCCTGGAGGGGAAGGAGGCCACGGCCCAGGACCTCGCCCTCCTCCTGGGCTTCGACCCCCGCACCGTGGAGAAGGCCCTCCTGGAACTCTGGGAGCTTGGCCTGGTGGAGCGGGGCGGCTACGGCTACTTTGCCCCCTTGCGCGCCGTGCTCCCCAAGGCGCACGCTGTGCAAAGCTCCTTGCACGCCGTGCAGGGGGAAAGCGGGGAAAAGGCCGTGCCAGACGAGCTTGGCTCGGTCCTAGAAGAAATAAGAGAAGAAGAAAAGAAAAAACCTCCTCATCCTCTATCCCACCCACCCACCCCGCCTTCGGCAGAGGGGGAGGAGGAGCTTTGGGAGGAACCCCTAGCGGAACCCTTAGGGGAAGGCCACGAGGTGGAAGCCTCCCTTGCTTTTCCTCCGGGAGGGAGCGGAACTTCTGTCTTGACCCAAGCTTCCCCGCCGCTTGTGAAGCCGGGCACGAAGTCCCTGCGGGCCGCCCTGGAGGGGGCGGGGCTTTGGCGGGAGTTCTGGCGGGTCTTCCGCCCCGGCTTCGCCACCCCGGCCCTCTTCGGGGCCTACCTCCACCGCCTGGAGCGGGGGGCCCTGCCCCTGGGGACGGCCTTTCTGGAGGTCGTGGCCCGCACCCTGGAAGGGGCGAGGCGGGGGGTGGTGCGCTACCCGGCGGCCTACCTGGAGCGGTTGCTTCAGGAGCTAGCCCCCGAGGGGGCCCAAGCCCCTTCCCTGACCTCTTCCCTCGAGGCCCCGCCTTTCCAAGACGGCGACCTGCTCCTCCTGCCCGATGGCAGGCGGGGCTACTTCGGGGGCTGGACAGGAGGGGGTAAGGAGGCCTTCCTGGAGGTGGACGGGGTGGCCTACCGGGTGCCCAGGGAACTTCTCCTTGAGGCCCGTGTGGTAGGGTGAGGGAGATGCTGGAAGCCGAACTCCTCCCCGCTTCGTCGGGGGAGAAACCCCTTGGGGAAGGCTTCTCGGAAGGCGAGGAGTCTAGGCCACAGGACTGGTATTTCGCCCGGCTGGAGCTTTGGGGCACCCTGGAGCGCAAGATCCTGCCCCCCAAGGGCAAGGGGGAAGGCTCTCAGGAGGGGGGGCGTCCCCGATGGGTCTACGTCCTGCGGGATCCCGCCTTGGGGGAGGTGCCCCTGCGCTTTCCCCGGGAAGTGTGGGAGCGGATCCCCTTCTGGGCCTTCCAGCGCCACTTGGGGCGCACCGTCTTAGCCCGCTTCTCCCCTCGTACGAACGCCCAGGGCCTTTGGTCCCCCTGGCACTCCCCCGCCTTGGGGTTTTCCCGGAGGCCGGGGGTGGAGCCATCCCGCTTCCAGGCGCGGGGCCGCCTGGTGGGGGTGGACCGGGAGGAGGGGCGGCTGGTGGTGGAGATCCGTCCCAACCCCCAAGGGGTCCTCAAGGAACCCTTCCGCCTCACCCTGCACGCCGCCCTGGCCCTCCTGGAGGGGCTTCCTTCCCTGGGCAGCGGGGTGTACCTGGAGGGGGAGCTGAGGCCCAAGAGCAGGCGGATGGTGGTGAGGAAGGCCGAGCTTGTTCCCCTGTGGGACGACTAGGGCACAAGGCTTTCCTCCACGGGGTGGCCCATCTCTCCCCTTCGGGCTGTGGGCGTAGCCTTCGCCTGGAGGCGCGGGGACTTTTCACCTTGCGGGCCAGGTTTCTGGGAGGTAAGGGCCCAGGGACGGGCTTCCACCAGGTGGTCCTCTGGTTTCGCACCGACCGGGAAGGGTTCGTCACCGAAGTGGTGGTGGCCCACTGGTCCCTCCTGGCCCCGGCCCCGGTGGGCTTCCTTCCCGACGAACCTCTGCGCTTCAGCCTCTTGGGGGAATGGCTGGGGGCTCACGAGGGTGTGGGAAGGGTCTGGGTGGTGCCCAAGGACCCTGAGGAAGCTCCTCCCTTCCCCGTGCGCTTTCTTCCCGTGCGCCCCCACCTGGTCCCAGCCCCAGGGGGGCTCGCCCTGGTCCTGGGACGGGTGGAGCGGGGGAGGCTCCTGGGGGAGGAGGTGCTGCTCTTGAGCGGAAGGGTCCTTTGCCCGGGGGCTGGCTAAAGCCTAGTCTGACCAGTTGTGCTAAGCTTGGGCTGTGGACAAGACCTGGCAGCTGCAAGAGGCCAAGGCCCGCTTCTCCGAGCTGGTGGAGGAGGCCCTGCGCTCCGGCCCCCAGGTGGTGACCCGCCGGGGCAAGCGGGCGGTGGTGGTCCTCTCCTGGGAGGCCTACGCCCGCCTGGCGGGCAGGGAGACCCGCCTCCTGGAGGCCCTTCGCCCCCAAGAACCCCTCCCCAATGAGGAGGTGGAGGCCCTCTTCCCTCCGGAGAGGGAGGGGATCGCCTACCGGAAGGTGGAACTTTGAGCTACCTCTTGGACACCAACGTGGTCTCCGAGGTGGCCAAGCGGGAACCCCACCCTGCGGTCTTGGCCTGGCTGGAGGCGGTGCCCCTGGGGGAGGCTTACCTTTCTGCCCTCACCTTGGGGGAGCTGGTGCAAGGGGTGGTGCGGGCTCCCTCGGAGCGGCGTCCCCGGCTGGAGGCCTGGCTGGACGGGATCAGACGCCGCTTCGCGGGGCGGATCCTTCCCCTAGATGCAGAGGTGATGGAGGTCTGGGGAGAGCTCACCGGGCGGGCCATGGTGGAGGGAAGGAGCCTCTCCCCCCTAGATGCCCTGCTGGCGGCCACGGCCCTGCGGCACGGCCTGGTGCTGGTCACCCGCAACCTGAGGCCTTTTGAGGGCGTGCCCGTGCGGGTGTTCAGCCCGTGGGAGGCTCCTTGAGGAGAGGGTATTTGGCAACACGTGTTATGATGGGGGCAACATGGCACGGGTAAAGCTAAAGCCGCTGGCCTTGTGGGCCCGGGAGCGGGGTCTCCCCTACAGCACCGCCCACAAGATGCTCCGCGAGGGGAAGATCCAGGCGGAACGGGTGGGGGAGTGGTGGATGGTCCGGGAGGAGGTGCCGGAGGAAGGCCCGGCCCAGGGCAGGGTCCTCACCCTCTTCACCCACGCCGGGGGGGCGGGGAAGACCTCCCTCACCCGGGACCTCGGCTATGAGATGGCCTCGAGGGGGAAGCGGGTGCTCCTGGTGGACATGGACCCCCAGGCTAACCTCTCCGCCTGGTTGGGACATGAGGAGGTTCCAGAAGAGGAAACCGCCCTCGCCGTGTTCGAAGGTCGAGCCACCCCTCAGCCCAAGGAAGTTCTGCCCAACCTCCACCTTCTCCCCGCCCAGGTGGAGTTGGCCCGGGCCGAGGTTCTCCTCTCCCGCGAGCCCCACAACGCCTTTGCCCTCCGGGGAGCGCTAAACGAGCTTCGGGAGGTCTACGACCTCATCCTCGTGGACTCGCTTCCCTCCCTGGGCTCTCTGGCGGTGGCCGCTGCCTTGGCTGGGGACGGGCTTGTCGTTCCCGTGGAGCTTTCCCGGAAGGGGGCCCAGGCCTTGCGCACCGTGGTCCAGGTGGCCCGCGGCTATGGGATTTCCCTTCAGCGGATGCGCCTTTGGGCGGGTCGGAGCTTCGTGCGCCTGGTGGTTCCCACCCATGCGGAGGGCACCGCCCGGGACCGGGAGGCCCTGCAGGCCCTCGAGGAGGCCCTGAGCGGAGCTGTGCCCGTGGCCCCACCCCTGACCAGGAGGCCCGCCGTGTACCGGGAGGCTCAGGCTAAGGGCGTACCCGTTCAGCTGGTAGGGGGAGATGAGGTGATCCGAGAGTTCAAGGCCCTTGGCGACCTCGTGGAGGAGACGCTTCTGCGGGAGGAGGTGGCGGCGTGAAGCGCAACCCCATCAGCCCCTTTCTACCTCCTGATCTGGCCCGGGCCCTGGACCTCTCCGAGGTAGGGGGCGGGCGCCTCCTCCCCCTCGAGGCCCTCTCCCCCCGTCCCCAGCCCCGGCGCCGCTTCGAGGAAGCCTCCCTGAAGGCCCTGGCGGAGTCCGTCCGGGCGCACGGGGTTCTGGAGCCCCTCCTGGTGCGGCCCTTGGGGGACGGGAAGTACGCCATCGTGGCCGGGGAGAGGCGGTACCGGGCCGCGAGGATGGCGGGGCTTTCCGAGGTCCCGGTGCGGGTGGTGGAGCTCTCCGAAAAGGAGGCGAAGCTTTTCGCCCTGGTGGAGAACCTTCAGCGGGAGGACCTGAACCCCTACGAGGAGACCCTGGGGGTCCTGGACCTCCTGTCGGAAGACTTGGGGAGGCCCGTGGAGGAGGTGGTGGCCCTGCTCCACCGGATGCGGGACGAGGCGAGGAGGAAAGTTCCCCAAAACGTTTTGGGGAGCCTCGAGGCCCGGAGGGTGGAGGAGGTCTTCCGGGCCCTGGGCCGCATGGGTTGGGAGTCCTTCGTCCAGGCCCGCCTCCCCCTCCTCAACCTCCCCGAGAACCTCAAGGCGGCCCTGGAGGAGGGGTCCATCCCCTACACCGCCGCCCTGGAGCTCAAGAAGGTGAAGGACGAGTCCTCGCGGAAGGCCCTCCTGGAGGAGGCGAGGGCGGGCCTCTCCCTGCGGGACCTGAAGGCCCGGGTGCGGGAGCTTTTGCAGAAGGAGAAGGCCCCCAAGCCCTGGCACCGGGAGGTGGGGGAGAGGCTCTTGCGGCTGGACCTCGAGGCCCTGCTCCCTGAAAAGCGGGCCAGGGTAGAAGCGCTCTTAGCGGAGCTCAAGGAACTGCTTGGTTAGGTGCGGTTTTTCTCTAGGAGGCGGGGGCGAAGGTGGAGGCGCAAGGTCAGCTGAGCCAAGGTCTGGTGGAGGAAGTGAGGAGCCAACTCAAGGAGGGTCCTGAGCAGGAGCAGGTGGTGGGCCCCTTAGTGCAGTATCTCCTTACCAAAGGCTATAAACTTGAGCAGATCCGCTTCGGCAAGAGGGAGTGGCGGGTGCCCAAGAGCCCCTCGGAGGCCCACAAGCGGGAGAAGGGGAGAAGCTATGAGGGTTTCCCCGTTGACATCGCCATCTTTAACGCTTCTGCGGAGGGCCCTTCTCTTCCTCGCATCGTTATTGAGACCAAACAACCCAAGGAGGAAGCCGGGATCTCTCAACTGCAGGCTTACATGTCCCTGGAACCTTCTGTAGAGCTTGGAATCTGGACCAACTCCGCTGACCCTTCCGCTCCCGCCCTTTTCCTCTACCGTGGAGAGGCGCATCCTAGGCGCAAGCTGGTCAAGGACATCCCCTCTCCCGGGGACCCGATAGTGCCTGACCGCGTACCTCTTCGGTACAAGGACTTGACCGTTCCTAGCCAGGACGTCTTGAGAAAACTCTTCTCCGACCTCATGGACCGCTTGGCCTCCGAAGACGCTAACGTGGTCCGTCCTGATGACCGCCTGAGCGAGCTTTGCAACCTCATCCTTTTGAAGCTGGATGGCGACAGGAGAGCCAAGGCCGAAGGAGAGGAGGCGGAGGTGCGCTGGCGGGCCCTCTCCACTCCCGAGGACACCGCGCGGATGATCCGGGAGTGGTTCCGCAACTTTACCCGGGTCTACCCCGAGCTCTTCACCAGCGAGGAGGAGCGGACGCTGAGGCTGACGGACCGTTCTATCCACCTGGTGGTGGAGGCTTTGGAGGGGTACCGCCTCATCGAGGCGGGAAGCGAGGCGGTGGCCCAGGCCTTCCAGGTGCTCCGGACGGAGGCCCTGCGCTCGGCGGACGGCCAGTTCTTCACCCCCCAGTCGGTCATCAAAGCGGGCGTGGTCCTTACGGAGGTGGAGTGGGACGACTTGGTGATCGATCCAGCTTGCGGTACTGGGGGCTTTTTGATCGAGGCTTTCTTCAACCTGGTGGAGAAAGCGAAGGGAGACCCCACTCAAGCGGTCCGCTGGGCCCAGACCCACCTCTACGGGGTGGACAAGGACCACGTGGCCGTCAAGTTGGCCAAGGCGGTCATGCAGATCGGTGGGGACGGCTCGGCCCATATCTTCCGGGGAGACTCCATCAGGAGGCACGAGTGGCCCAAGAGCTTTCCTCACCTGCAGTCCGAACTGCAGGAGGGGCGCTTTGACCTGGTGCTCACCAACCCTCCCTTCGGTAAGGACCTGGTAGTAAGCAGAGAAGACCTCGCCCAAAGCGGCTTTTCTATCCACCTGGCGGATGGGGGCTCTATGAAGAAGGTTCCCATAGGCCTGGTCTTCCTGGAGCTCGCCTACTGGCTCCTAAAGCCTGGAGGGCGTGTGGGGATCGTTCTTCCCGAAACCTACTTCTTCAGCCGCTCCTACCGCTGGGTGATGGACTGGCTCCGCCCCCGCCTTCGCCCCCTGGTGGTGGCCAATATCCCTATGGAGGCCTTTCAGCAATATGCCAGGGCTAAGACTAGCTTTTTCGTCTTTGAGAAGCTCGCAAGCGAGCCCGACCTCGAGGCCCCTGTCCTCTTCCTCAACCCCCACACCTGTGGCATAGGCCCTGACGGGAAGGACATCCCCGACAACGAGCTCTGGGAGCACGTGCTCTTGAGCAAGAAAGGCGAGCTTCCCCCTGGAGCCGTTCAGGTGAGGCTTGGGGAGGTGTATCGGCGAGGGGTGCTCGTCCCCCGCTACTACGACCCCAGGTACGAAGAGCCCCTAAACCGCCTTCTGGAGGAAAAGGGCCTCGAGGGGGTGAGCCTGGGAGAGCTGGTGGAGAGAGGCTTCCTGGAGTACCGCTTCGGCCACGGTAGCCCGGATCGCCTGAACCGTAGGGGCGAGGTCCCCTACATCAAGGTGAGCGACCTCCGGGCTGGAAGGGTGAACGTCAACCCCACCAACCTGGTCCCGAGGGAGGTGGCGAGGAGGCTCTGGAGAGGGGAGGAGAGCGGGCTTCGGGCTTG is drawn from Thermus sp. LT1-2-5 and contains these coding sequences:
- a CDS encoding helix-turn-helix domain-containing protein, which encodes MPRRKQPQEALPPRIRAIIERRKELGLTQEELARMAGFSFSLMAKIERGATDPRSLSALYLTNLARVLGLPLSVLLDEGLPEGLEERRPVALPLYPSLQAALSGESARQAYLAPEDLPKGALVDKLAFLELPGPWLFSLTLPFPLTKPLRLLAELRPLVAREGVYVGRLEGHPALFTHEDLERKNFALYPLLQGLPTLWTEGREPEILGLVRAWWVQG
- a CDS encoding helix-turn-helix domain-containing protein, with translation MGRKKAHSKAWTYLDHPSAFTLIPNPILKQALSGEVGGKRLKPIPRLVYLTLLSRARLEGKEATAQDLALLLGFDPRTVEKALLELWELGLVERGGYGYFAPLRAVLPKAHAVQSSLHAVQGESGEKAVPDELGSVLEEIREEEKKKPPHPLSHPPTPPSAEGEEELWEEPLAEPLGEGHEVEASLAFPPGGSGTSVLTQASPPLVKPGTKSLRAALEGAGLWREFWRVFRPGFATPALFGAYLHRLERGALPLGTAFLEVVARTLEGARRGVVRYPAAYLERLLQELAPEGAQAPSLTSSLEAPPFQDGDLLLLPDGRRGYFGGWTGGGKEAFLEVDGVAYRVPRELLLEARVVG
- a CDS encoding type II toxin-antitoxin system prevent-host-death family antitoxin, which gives rise to MDKTWQLQEAKARFSELVEEALRSGPQVVTRRGKRAVVVLSWEAYARLAGRETRLLEALRPQEPLPNEEVEALFPPEREGIAYRKVEL
- a CDS encoding type II toxin-antitoxin system VapC family toxin encodes the protein MSYLLDTNVVSEVAKREPHPAVLAWLEAVPLGEAYLSALTLGELVQGVVRAPSERRPRLEAWLDGIRRRFAGRILPLDAEVMEVWGELTGRAMVEGRSLSPLDALLAATALRHGLVLVTRNLRPFEGVPVRVFSPWEAP
- a CDS encoding ParA family protein, translated to MARVKLKPLALWARERGLPYSTAHKMLREGKIQAERVGEWWMVREEVPEEGPAQGRVLTLFTHAGGAGKTSLTRDLGYEMASRGKRVLLVDMDPQANLSAWLGHEEVPEEETALAVFEGRATPQPKEVLPNLHLLPAQVELARAEVLLSREPHNAFALRGALNELREVYDLILVDSLPSLGSLAVAAALAGDGLVVPVELSRKGAQALRTVVQVARGYGISLQRMRLWAGRSFVRLVVPTHAEGTARDREALQALEEALSGAVPVAPPLTRRPAVYREAQAKGVPVQLVGGDEVIREFKALGDLVEETLLREEVAA
- a CDS encoding ParB/RepB/Spo0J family partition protein — translated: MARALDLSEVGGGRLLPLEALSPRPQPRRRFEEASLKALAESVRAHGVLEPLLVRPLGDGKYAIVAGERRYRAARMAGLSEVPVRVVELSEKEAKLFALVENLQREDLNPYEETLGVLDLLSEDLGRPVEEVVALLHRMRDEARRKVPQNVLGSLEARRVEEVFRALGRMGWESFVQARLPLLNLPENLKAALEEGSIPYTAALELKKVKDESSRKALLEEARAGLSLRDLKARVRELLQKEKAPKPWHREVGERLLRLDLEALLPEKRARVEALLAELKELLG
- a CDS encoding N-6 DNA methylase — encoded protein: MTVPSQDVLRKLFSDLMDRLASEDANVVRPDDRLSELCNLILLKLDGDRRAKAEGEEAEVRWRALSTPEDTARMIREWFRNFTRVYPELFTSEEERTLRLTDRSIHLVVEALEGYRLIEAGSEAVAQAFQVLRTEALRSADGQFFTPQSVIKAGVVLTEVEWDDLVIDPACGTGGFLIEAFFNLVEKAKGDPTQAVRWAQTHLYGVDKDHVAVKLAKAVMQIGGDGSAHIFRGDSIRRHEWPKSFPHLQSELQEGRFDLVLTNPPFGKDLVVSREDLAQSGFSIHLADGGSMKKVPIGLVFLELAYWLLKPGGRVGIVLPETYFFSRSYRWVMDWLRPRLRPLVVANIPMEAFQQYARAKTSFFVFEKLASEPDLEAPVLFLNPHTCGIGPDGKDIPDNELWEHVLLSKKGELPPGAVQVRLGEVYRRGVLVPRYYDPRYEEPLNRLLEEKGLEGVSLGELVERGFLEYRFGHGSPDRLNRRGEVPYIKVSDLRAGRVNVNPTNLVPREVARRLWRGEESGLRAWDLLTPIRASSNIGEFAVLLPGEEERVLTKEVLVLRSTEEGEREGYTPFYLFWALSLRAVRESWRRVTLMQTNREDVGDYWKEVRIPKPKSPSWAEEVSRPVREYLEGLVQAQRGLLGLRAQEEEGFTFVPFLRPPSVGDKESENNPGGNTST